Proteins found in one Oncorhynchus tshawytscha isolate Ot180627B linkage group LG25, Otsh_v2.0, whole genome shotgun sequence genomic segment:
- the LOC112224652 gene encoding mitochondrial pyruvate carrier 1: protein MAGTLARKAVDHLKSKEFRDYLMSTHFWGPVANWGLPIAAISDMKKSPEIISGRMTFALTCYSLLFMRFAYKVQPRNWLLFGCHLTNETAQLIQGSRLIKYNMEKKSS, encoded by the exons ATGGCAGGTACTTTGGCACGTAAAGCTGTTGACCACCTTAAAAGCAAGGAGTTCAGAGACTATTTGATGAG CACA CACTTCTGGGGACCTGTGGCCAACTGGGGTCTGCCCATTGCTGCCATCAGTGACATGAAGAAAAGCCCTGAGATTATCAGTGGCAGAATGACCTTTG CTTTGACCTGCTATTCCCTCCTGTTTATGAGGTTTGCATACAAAGTTCAGCCAAGGAATTGGCTCCTCTTTGGTTGCCATCTAACCAATGAGACCGCCCAGCTCATTCAAGGATCACGACTTATCAAATACAA CATGGAGAAGAAGTCTTCTTAG
- the LOC112224653 gene encoding chitin synthase chs-2 isoform X1, whose protein sequence is MEELKFRGRKREGRHRDTWDPFQLNPIGAEKEEKRRCFELFQHLVAAFVGIMVLSSAVISKGSLLVLSTLSSPTSTRTSKERQYYMLMLVGCLVMPNLLVFLKSLWKCAFKNFVPPNMRTMGIVCGIECLVSLGTSILVLVVMPQFDVLTNLFISGGVCMLSSVLQIVFRLQRENWKIIFPICSLMLVLTGYFLLGADYYVRVTSFVSGQENDCYWYVGIAVFASFLVSLNWWENPVQASNNMQEMLAELDTFRDFVFVISSLLRVVVIAAVYLIYHVLIQENIVWSDFDFTPKADEDESTIARHRETLDIGLTVLFLQAFFSAACHWFGVVACKIHSVRMSFAFPVCFTGPAVLILGMILFLTQSQYLAGADTTSIIDFCSSLVDLSTKNTSTVVMLELTKSICRTSLSSHYWTWPFSLLALEGICMWLGLITCTYYVWNFKVQRIERTTELFVRRLYESAFIDLSLLLNTKMKVVQTRNQESSVVDDVENCVIYLCATMWHETYDEMLKILTSMFRLDRYRGDPKEEHKDVFDFECHIFVDDAFMIDKETDKKFINEYVTDLIHVVIEVYRVFTNKEPDDVSIIETPYGGRLMFVMPEGNMLYFHLKDKQLIRNKKRWSQIMYLYYLLGWKGYNVKNPQKITRQNNPCRASLISLDGESFLLPQHDNDSKRKHISDDNTYIMALDGDTDFHPAALILLVDRLRKYCNVGAACGRIHPTGMGPMVWYQKFEYAVGHWLQKTAEHVFGSVLCSPGCFSLFRGSALMDDNVLKRYTTTATRASEYVQYDQGEDRWLCTLLLQQGWRVEYNAASDAYTNSPQEFKEFYNQRRRWGPSTLANTLDLLHSGNETVKRNSSISRLYIFYQIFTVSSSILGPASVSLMIAGAFQFVFKIEGTLSIIISVIPPIFYLLICFLAKPSTQITIAAIMSVLYAFLMLASFFAIIGDMAMQGTFITPTGLFLVSMAAMYLVTAILHPQEFSMIIYGLMYFICIPSGYLLLTIYSLVNMHIVTWGTRETNKEKEQKKTQNVLCDRNCKLCCWDMKLQVTQETDNLMLQQLQQAVNPNIQVTQQVVHEQTPNTKEEKNNAPNEENSEEISPELLDRKRAKKDLEYDTSSVDRFDSIPKKESAYSSIEDDNDDNHDDEDDNMLYDGSLYSGFTEEEREFVPQSDWVQPVKEEFLKKLTYANLKRNLQEQIRYTLRNKNQEDVCEELVMMLTDTVNGELKDKVGPEDVLSDSQLEELQYALNEAARRILKTNRMERLERRVKRAVEKTLIAPQVEKLTEDEHDFWKKLLERYLAPIVDDKAHKEEVTRELKSLRNKAVFLYFIVNVLWIVATFFLQAIGNDVISIKIQKVWPNGTSSGEYLKVEPLSLMFLLSFAVLLVVQFLAMLYHRVYTLIHVVSYRSTEKDYIPKDEEDEEGMILQNQIANGLVITSDDL, encoded by the exons AGACACCTGGGATCCATTCCAGTTAAATCCCATTGGTgctgagaaagaggagaagagaagatgcTTTGAGTTGTTCCAGCACCTGGTGGCAGCGTTCGTGGGGATAATGGTCCTGTCCAGTGCTGTCATCAGCAAG GGCTCTCTACTGGTTCTCTCCACACTCTCAAGCCCCACATCGACTAGGACTTCCAAGGAAAGACAATATTACATGCTCATGCTGGTGGGCTGTTTGGTGATGCCCAACCTGCTCGTGTTCCTCAAGTCACTGTGGAAATGCGCTTTCAAGAACTTCGTCCCACCAAACATGAGAACTATGGGAATT GTGTGTGGGATTGAATGCTTGGTGTCTCTTGGGACCTCCATCCTGGTGCTGGTGGTGATGCCCCAGTTTGACGTGCTGACAAACCTCTTTATCTCCGGGGGAGTCTGCATGCTTTCCTCAGTCCTACAGATTGTATTTCGTCTGCAGAGAGAGAACTGGAAGATCATCTTCCCCATTTGTTCTCTTATGCTTGTCCTGACCGGCTACTTTCTCCTTGGAGCAGACTATTACGTCCGGGTAACCTCTTTTGTATCAGGCCAGGAGAACGACTGTTATTGGTATGTTGGCATTGCAgtttttgcatcttttttggTTTCTCTGAACTGGTGGGAAAACCCAGTGCAGGCGAGCAACAACATGCAAGAAATGCTGGCTGAGTTGGACACCTTCAGAGACTTTGTATTTGTGATATCGAGTCTTCTAAGGGTTGTAGTCATTGCTGCTGTGTACCTCATCTACCATGTATTGATACAGGAAAACATTGTATGGTCAGATTTTGATTTCACCCCTAAGGCCGATGAAGATGAAAGTACAATTGCAAGGCATAGAGAGACACTTGATATTGGTCTTACTGTACTCTTCCTTCAAGCCTTTTTCTCTGCTGCATGCCATTGGTTTGGGGTGGTGGCTTGTAAGATCCACTCTGTGCGAATGAGCTTCGCCTTCCCTGTCTGTTTTACCGGGCCCGCTGTTCTCATTCTCGGCATGATCCTTTTCCTAACGCAATCTCAATACCTAGCTGGGGCCGACACAACTTCTATCATAGACTTTTGCTCGAGCCTAGTTGACCTGAGCACCAAGAACACCAGCACAGTCGTGATGCTGGAGCTCACAAAGAGCATCTGCAGGACTTCTTTGAGTAGCCATTACTGGACCTGGCCTTTCTCCCTACTTGCGCTGGAGGGCATTTGCATGTGGCTCGGGCTCATCACATGCACCTACTACGTGTGGAACTTCAAGGTCCAGAGGATCGAACGCACAACTGAGCTGTTTGTACGACGCCTCTATGAATCTGCCTTCATTGACCTGTCTCTGCTTCTGAACACCAAGATGAAGGTTGTGCAAACGAGGAACCAGGAGAG TAGTGTTGTTGACGACGTGGAGAATTGTGTCATTTACCTCTGTGCAACAATGTGGCATGAGACCTATGACGAGATGTTGAAGATCCTCACATCCATGTTCAG GTTGGACCGGTACAGAGGTGACCCAAAAGAGGAACATAAAGATGTTTTTGACTTTGAATGCCACATATTTGTAGATGACGCATTCATGATAGACAAAGAGACGGACAAAAAGTTTATCAACGAATATGTGACCGATCTCATTCATGTGGTCATAGAGGTTTACAG GGTATTCACCAATAAGGAGCCCGATGATGTGTCAATTATTGAGACTCCTTATGGTGGGCGATTAATGTTTGTGATGCCAGAAGGAAACATGCTGTATTTCCATTTGAAAGACAAACAGCTAATCAGAAACAAGAAGAGATGGTCACAG ATCATGTACCTCTACTATCTGCTTGGATGGAAAGGATACAATGTCAAGAATCCTCAAAAGATAACG AGACAGAATAATCCTTGCCGTGCCAGTCTCATATCACTGGATGGGGAGAGTTTCCTGTTgcctcagcatgacaatgacagtAAGAGAAAACACATCTCTGATGACAATACCTACATCATGGCCCTGGATGGAGACACAGACTTCCACCCCGCAGCTCTGATATTACTGGTGGACCGACTTCGGAAGTACTGCAATGTGGGTGCTGCATGCGGACGAATCCACCCTACAGGAATGG GTCCAATGGTGTGGTATCAGAAATTTGAGTATGCTGTTGGTCACTGGCTCCAGAAAACAGCTGAGCACGTGTTTGGTTCAGTCCTCTGCAGTCCTGGATGCTTCAGCTTGTTCAGGGGATCAGCTCTGATGGATGACAACGTGCTCAAGAGATACACCACCACTGCAACTAGAGCCTCTGAGTATGTTCAATATGATCAAG GTGAGGACCGCTGGCTTTGCACCCTGCTCCTCCAGCAGGGCTGGAGAGTGGAGTACAACGCTGCGTCTGACGCCTACACCAACTCCCCTCAGGAGTTCAAAGAGTTTTACAACCAGAGGCGGCGCTGGGGGCCGTCTACTCTGGCCAACACCCTGGACCTCCTGCACAGTGGCAATGAGACGGTCAAGAGGAACTCTTCCATCTCCAGACTGTACATCTTCTACCAGATATTTACTGTCAGCTCCTCCATTCTCGGCCCTGCCTCTGTGTCTCTGATGATAGCAG GTGCTTTTCAGTTTGTGTTCAAAATTGAGGGAACCCTGTCCATCATCATATCAGTCATCCCACCTATTTTCTACCTGTTAATTTGTTTTTTGGCAAAACCAAGTACCCAGATCACCATTGCAGCTATTATGAGTGTGTTGTACGCCTTTCTGATGTTAGCATCATTCTTCGCCATCATCG GTGACATGGCTATGCAGGGCACATTCATCACCCCAACTGGCCTCTTCCTGGTTTCCATGGCTGCCATGTACCTGGTGACAGCCATCCTTCACCCCCAGGAGTTCAGCATGATCATCTATGGTCTGATGTACTTCATCTGTATCCCCAGTGGCTATCTCTTGCTCACAATCTACTCCTTGGTGAACATGCACATTGTCACATGGGGCACTCGAGAGACAAACAAGGAAAAAGAACAGAAGAAGACCCAGAATGTTCTCTGTGATCGAAACTGCAAACTTTGCTGTTGGGATATGAAACTACAAGTCACCCAAGAGACTGATAACTTGATGCTCCAGCAACTCCAGCAGGCAGTCAATCCAAACATACAAGTCACCCAGCAAGTGGTGCATGAACAGACGCCCAACACCAAGGAAGAGAAAAACAATGCCCCAAATGAAGAAAACAGTGAGGAAATAAGTCCAGAGCTTTTAGACCGCAAAAGAGCCAAGAAAGACTTAGAATATGATACAAG CAGTGTTGACAGGTTTGACAGCATTCCTAAAAAGGAGAGCGCCTATTCCAGCATTGAAGATGACAATGATGATAACCATGACGATGAAGATGATAATATGCTTTATGACGGTTCGCTTTATAGCGGCTTCACCGAGGAAGAAAGAGAATTTGTACCTCAAAGTG ATTGGGTTCAGCCTGTCAAGGAAGAGTTCCTGAAGAAATTGACCTACGCCAACTTGAAAAGGAACCTTCAGGAGCAGATCCGTTACACCCTGAGAAACAAGAACCAGGAGGATGTGTGTGAGGAGCTGGTGATGATGCTGACGGACACGGTGAACGGAGAGCTGAAGGACAAAGTGGGCCCAGAGGACGTGCTGAGCGACAGCCAGCTAGAAGAGCTGCAGTACGCCCTTAACGAGGCTGCCAGGAGGATCCTGAAAACCAACCGAATGGAGAGGCTTGAGAGGAGGGTAAAAAGAGCTGTAGAGAAAACCCTCATTGCCCCACAGGTGGAGAAACTCACTGAG GATGAACACGACTTTTGGAAGAAACTGCTTGAGAGATACCTCGCACCTATTGTTGATGATAAAGCTCATAAAGAGGAAGTGACAAGGGAACTGAAGTCACTACGAAACAAG GCAGTGTTTCTGTATTTCATCGTCAACGTTTTGTGGATTGTGGCCACTTTCTTTTTACAAGCCATTGGAAATGATGTGATTAGTATCAAGATTCAGAAAGTCTGGCCAAATGGCACATCATCAGGAGAATACCTGAAGGTGGAGCCTCTCAGTCTGATGTTCCTCTTGTCATTCGCTGTGCTTCTAGTGGTGCAGTTCCTGGCTATGCTTTACCACAG AGTTTATACTCTTATCCACGTGGTGTCGTACAGAAGCACAGAAAAAGACTACATTCCCAAAgacgag GAGGACGAGGAGGGGATGATTCTTCAGAACCAGATAGCCAACGGCCTTGTGATCACCAGTGATGACTTGTGA
- the LOC112224653 gene encoding chitin synthase chs-2 isoform X2: MEELKFRGRKREGRHRDTWDPFQLNPIGAEKEEKRRCFELFQHLVAAFVGIMVLSSAVISKGSLLVLSTLSSPTSTRTSKERQYYMLMLVGCLVMPNLLVFLKSLWKCAFKNFVPPNMRTMGIVCGIECLVSLGTSILVLVVMPQFDVLTNLFISGGVCMLSSVLQIVFRLQRENWKIIFPICSLMLVLTGYFLLGADYYVRVTSFVSGQENDCYWYVGIAVFASFLVSLNWWENPVQASNNMQEMLAELDTFRDFVFVISSLLRVVVIAAVYLIYHVLIQENIVWSDFDFTPKADEDESTIARHRETLDIGLTVLFLQAFFSAACHWFGVVACKIHSVRMSFAFPVCFTGPAVLILGMILFLTQSQYLAGADTTSIIDFCSSLVDLSTKNTSTVVMLELTKSICRTSLSSHYWTWPFSLLALEGICMWLGLITCTYYVWNFKVQRIERTTELFVRRLYESAFIDLSLLLNTKMKVVQTRNQESSVVDDVENCVIYLCATMWHETYDEMLKILTSMFRLDRYRGDPKEEHKDVFDFECHIFVDDAFMIDKETDKKFINEYVTDLIHVVIEVYRVFTNKEPDDVSIIETPYGGRLMFVMPEGNMLYFHLKDKQLIRNKKRWSQIMYLYYLLGWKGYNVKNPQKITRQNNPCRASLISLDGESFLLPQHDNDSKRKHISDDNTYIMALDGDTDFHPAALILLVDRLRKYCNVGAACGRIHPTGMGPMVWYQKFEYAVGHWLQKTAEHVFGSVLCSPGCFSLFRGSALMDDNVLKRYTTTATRASEYVQYDQGEDRWLCTLLLQQGWRVEYNAASDAYTNSPQEFKEFYNQRRRWGPSTLANTLDLLHSGNETVKRNSSISRLYIFYQIFTVSSSILGPASVSLMIAGAFQFVFKIEGTLSIIISVIPPIFYLLICFLAKPSTQITIAAIMSVLYAFLMLASFFAIIGDMAMQGTFITPTGLFLVSMAAMYLVTAILHPQEFSMIIYGLMYFICIPSGYLLLTIYSLVNMHIVTWGTRETNKEKEQKKTQNVLCDRNCKLCCWDMKLQVTQETDNLMLQQLQQAVNPNIQVTQQVVHEQTPNTKEEKNNAPNEENSEEISPELLDRKRAKKDLEYDTSVDRFDSIPKKESAYSSIEDDNDDNHDDEDDNMLYDGSLYSGFTEEEREFVPQSDWVQPVKEEFLKKLTYANLKRNLQEQIRYTLRNKNQEDVCEELVMMLTDTVNGELKDKVGPEDVLSDSQLEELQYALNEAARRILKTNRMERLERRVKRAVEKTLIAPQVEKLTEDEHDFWKKLLERYLAPIVDDKAHKEEVTRELKSLRNKAVFLYFIVNVLWIVATFFLQAIGNDVISIKIQKVWPNGTSSGEYLKVEPLSLMFLLSFAVLLVVQFLAMLYHRVYTLIHVVSYRSTEKDYIPKDEEDEEGMILQNQIANGLVITSDDL; the protein is encoded by the exons AGACACCTGGGATCCATTCCAGTTAAATCCCATTGGTgctgagaaagaggagaagagaagatgcTTTGAGTTGTTCCAGCACCTGGTGGCAGCGTTCGTGGGGATAATGGTCCTGTCCAGTGCTGTCATCAGCAAG GGCTCTCTACTGGTTCTCTCCACACTCTCAAGCCCCACATCGACTAGGACTTCCAAGGAAAGACAATATTACATGCTCATGCTGGTGGGCTGTTTGGTGATGCCCAACCTGCTCGTGTTCCTCAAGTCACTGTGGAAATGCGCTTTCAAGAACTTCGTCCCACCAAACATGAGAACTATGGGAATT GTGTGTGGGATTGAATGCTTGGTGTCTCTTGGGACCTCCATCCTGGTGCTGGTGGTGATGCCCCAGTTTGACGTGCTGACAAACCTCTTTATCTCCGGGGGAGTCTGCATGCTTTCCTCAGTCCTACAGATTGTATTTCGTCTGCAGAGAGAGAACTGGAAGATCATCTTCCCCATTTGTTCTCTTATGCTTGTCCTGACCGGCTACTTTCTCCTTGGAGCAGACTATTACGTCCGGGTAACCTCTTTTGTATCAGGCCAGGAGAACGACTGTTATTGGTATGTTGGCATTGCAgtttttgcatcttttttggTTTCTCTGAACTGGTGGGAAAACCCAGTGCAGGCGAGCAACAACATGCAAGAAATGCTGGCTGAGTTGGACACCTTCAGAGACTTTGTATTTGTGATATCGAGTCTTCTAAGGGTTGTAGTCATTGCTGCTGTGTACCTCATCTACCATGTATTGATACAGGAAAACATTGTATGGTCAGATTTTGATTTCACCCCTAAGGCCGATGAAGATGAAAGTACAATTGCAAGGCATAGAGAGACACTTGATATTGGTCTTACTGTACTCTTCCTTCAAGCCTTTTTCTCTGCTGCATGCCATTGGTTTGGGGTGGTGGCTTGTAAGATCCACTCTGTGCGAATGAGCTTCGCCTTCCCTGTCTGTTTTACCGGGCCCGCTGTTCTCATTCTCGGCATGATCCTTTTCCTAACGCAATCTCAATACCTAGCTGGGGCCGACACAACTTCTATCATAGACTTTTGCTCGAGCCTAGTTGACCTGAGCACCAAGAACACCAGCACAGTCGTGATGCTGGAGCTCACAAAGAGCATCTGCAGGACTTCTTTGAGTAGCCATTACTGGACCTGGCCTTTCTCCCTACTTGCGCTGGAGGGCATTTGCATGTGGCTCGGGCTCATCACATGCACCTACTACGTGTGGAACTTCAAGGTCCAGAGGATCGAACGCACAACTGAGCTGTTTGTACGACGCCTCTATGAATCTGCCTTCATTGACCTGTCTCTGCTTCTGAACACCAAGATGAAGGTTGTGCAAACGAGGAACCAGGAGAG TAGTGTTGTTGACGACGTGGAGAATTGTGTCATTTACCTCTGTGCAACAATGTGGCATGAGACCTATGACGAGATGTTGAAGATCCTCACATCCATGTTCAG GTTGGACCGGTACAGAGGTGACCCAAAAGAGGAACATAAAGATGTTTTTGACTTTGAATGCCACATATTTGTAGATGACGCATTCATGATAGACAAAGAGACGGACAAAAAGTTTATCAACGAATATGTGACCGATCTCATTCATGTGGTCATAGAGGTTTACAG GGTATTCACCAATAAGGAGCCCGATGATGTGTCAATTATTGAGACTCCTTATGGTGGGCGATTAATGTTTGTGATGCCAGAAGGAAACATGCTGTATTTCCATTTGAAAGACAAACAGCTAATCAGAAACAAGAAGAGATGGTCACAG ATCATGTACCTCTACTATCTGCTTGGATGGAAAGGATACAATGTCAAGAATCCTCAAAAGATAACG AGACAGAATAATCCTTGCCGTGCCAGTCTCATATCACTGGATGGGGAGAGTTTCCTGTTgcctcagcatgacaatgacagtAAGAGAAAACACATCTCTGATGACAATACCTACATCATGGCCCTGGATGGAGACACAGACTTCCACCCCGCAGCTCTGATATTACTGGTGGACCGACTTCGGAAGTACTGCAATGTGGGTGCTGCATGCGGACGAATCCACCCTACAGGAATGG GTCCAATGGTGTGGTATCAGAAATTTGAGTATGCTGTTGGTCACTGGCTCCAGAAAACAGCTGAGCACGTGTTTGGTTCAGTCCTCTGCAGTCCTGGATGCTTCAGCTTGTTCAGGGGATCAGCTCTGATGGATGACAACGTGCTCAAGAGATACACCACCACTGCAACTAGAGCCTCTGAGTATGTTCAATATGATCAAG GTGAGGACCGCTGGCTTTGCACCCTGCTCCTCCAGCAGGGCTGGAGAGTGGAGTACAACGCTGCGTCTGACGCCTACACCAACTCCCCTCAGGAGTTCAAAGAGTTTTACAACCAGAGGCGGCGCTGGGGGCCGTCTACTCTGGCCAACACCCTGGACCTCCTGCACAGTGGCAATGAGACGGTCAAGAGGAACTCTTCCATCTCCAGACTGTACATCTTCTACCAGATATTTACTGTCAGCTCCTCCATTCTCGGCCCTGCCTCTGTGTCTCTGATGATAGCAG GTGCTTTTCAGTTTGTGTTCAAAATTGAGGGAACCCTGTCCATCATCATATCAGTCATCCCACCTATTTTCTACCTGTTAATTTGTTTTTTGGCAAAACCAAGTACCCAGATCACCATTGCAGCTATTATGAGTGTGTTGTACGCCTTTCTGATGTTAGCATCATTCTTCGCCATCATCG GTGACATGGCTATGCAGGGCACATTCATCACCCCAACTGGCCTCTTCCTGGTTTCCATGGCTGCCATGTACCTGGTGACAGCCATCCTTCACCCCCAGGAGTTCAGCATGATCATCTATGGTCTGATGTACTTCATCTGTATCCCCAGTGGCTATCTCTTGCTCACAATCTACTCCTTGGTGAACATGCACATTGTCACATGGGGCACTCGAGAGACAAACAAGGAAAAAGAACAGAAGAAGACCCAGAATGTTCTCTGTGATCGAAACTGCAAACTTTGCTGTTGGGATATGAAACTACAAGTCACCCAAGAGACTGATAACTTGATGCTCCAGCAACTCCAGCAGGCAGTCAATCCAAACATACAAGTCACCCAGCAAGTGGTGCATGAACAGACGCCCAACACCAAGGAAGAGAAAAACAATGCCCCAAATGAAGAAAACAGTGAGGAAATAAGTCCAGAGCTTTTAGACCGCAAAAGAGCCAAGAAAGACTTAGAATATGATACAAG TGTTGACAGGTTTGACAGCATTCCTAAAAAGGAGAGCGCCTATTCCAGCATTGAAGATGACAATGATGATAACCATGACGATGAAGATGATAATATGCTTTATGACGGTTCGCTTTATAGCGGCTTCACCGAGGAAGAAAGAGAATTTGTACCTCAAAGTG ATTGGGTTCAGCCTGTCAAGGAAGAGTTCCTGAAGAAATTGACCTACGCCAACTTGAAAAGGAACCTTCAGGAGCAGATCCGTTACACCCTGAGAAACAAGAACCAGGAGGATGTGTGTGAGGAGCTGGTGATGATGCTGACGGACACGGTGAACGGAGAGCTGAAGGACAAAGTGGGCCCAGAGGACGTGCTGAGCGACAGCCAGCTAGAAGAGCTGCAGTACGCCCTTAACGAGGCTGCCAGGAGGATCCTGAAAACCAACCGAATGGAGAGGCTTGAGAGGAGGGTAAAAAGAGCTGTAGAGAAAACCCTCATTGCCCCACAGGTGGAGAAACTCACTGAG GATGAACACGACTTTTGGAAGAAACTGCTTGAGAGATACCTCGCACCTATTGTTGATGATAAAGCTCATAAAGAGGAAGTGACAAGGGAACTGAAGTCACTACGAAACAAG GCAGTGTTTCTGTATTTCATCGTCAACGTTTTGTGGATTGTGGCCACTTTCTTTTTACAAGCCATTGGAAATGATGTGATTAGTATCAAGATTCAGAAAGTCTGGCCAAATGGCACATCATCAGGAGAATACCTGAAGGTGGAGCCTCTCAGTCTGATGTTCCTCTTGTCATTCGCTGTGCTTCTAGTGGTGCAGTTCCTGGCTATGCTTTACCACAG AGTTTATACTCTTATCCACGTGGTGTCGTACAGAAGCACAGAAAAAGACTACATTCCCAAAgacgag GAGGACGAGGAGGGGATGATTCTTCAGAACCAGATAGCCAACGGCCTTGTGATCACCAGTGATGACTTGTGA